The region TTCAATTTGTTTTCGACTATGTTGACACCAGTGCTGTAACAGGCAAAAGCTACCTGCCCGTTTTTATTACAGAAACCCTCTCCGATTTCTATTTTCAGAAATCGCCAAAGAAAGAGAAAGAAGTTATACATGGAAGCAATATCTCAGGAGTAAAAAATGAAAAAATCTCCGAATTCACGGGACAAATGTACCTCAAAGTCAACATCTACGAAAACTTCATGAGCATCTTTGGCAAAGGATTCGTAAGTCCGATTGCAAGTTTCGGTAAACTTTATTACAAATACTACCTGGTTGACTCCTCATATATCGATAATAGCTGGTGCTACCAGGTATCTTTTCAGCCCAAGCGAAAACAAGACCCTACTTTCACCGGCGACTTCTGGGTACACGACACAACCTATGCCATAAAAAAAGTCAACATCCGCATAGCAGAAGATGCTAATATAAACTTTGTCAACGACCTTTATGCTGAAATGGATTATCAAAAAGTCCAGGATTCTCTCTGGTTTTTGAAAAGAGAGCACTATTTTATCGATTTCAACATTGCAGACAAAACCAGCGGAATATTTGGTCGCAAAACCACATCTTATCGTGATGTAAAGCTCAATATTGACATCCCTGAAGGATTCTTCAACCCGCAAGTGGCGCAGGAAACCATCACCAAAGACAGTGTGAATGAGAAAACCACCGATTTCTGGCAAGGTAAAAGGCATGAAATACTAACCGAAAAAGAAAGTAACATTTATCAAATGGTCGACTCCATTAAACAGGTTCCTGTTTTCCGAACCTGGGTTGATGTTATCAACACGCTCATAACAGGGCACTACGTTGTTGGATTTTGGGAAATCGGTCCATATTACAAACTATATAGTTTTAACGCCATTGAGGGCCACAGGTTTAGATTCGGTGGTAGAACCAGTAACGATTTCAGTACAAAAGTTATGTTCACCGGGCATGTGGCCTACGGTGAAAAAGATGACCGATTTAAAGGAGCGCTTGGCATGATCTACATGCTCAATAAAAACCCCAGGCGGTCTGCGGGGTTCAACATAAAACATGATATGGAGCAGCTTGGCATAAGCCAAAATGCTTTTACCCAGGACAATATACTGGCTTCATTTCTCAGACGCACCTACAACAAAAAACTGACAATGGTCAATGAGGCCGGGGTGTTCTATGAACATGAGTGGTATCAGGGATTCTCGAACACACTAAGCATTAACACACGGCGAATTTTCGGAACAGAATATGTCCCTTTTCAAACTGTAAATAACGCCGACACTGCCACATTAAGTCAGGTATCCAGTACCGAAATAAAACTTAATACCCGATTTGCATACAACGAAAAATTTCTGATGGGTGAATTTGAACGGGTAAGTCTTGGCACAAAATATCCGATTCTGAATCTCAATTTCATTATCGGCCTACCTAACGTATTGAAAAGTACTCATGAGTATTATAAACTCCATATGAGCATTGACCACAAGTTCAATATCAATCCATTTGGCAGGTTCCGCTACATCGTTGACGCCGGATACTATTTTGGCACAGCCCCATATCCGCTACTGCAAATTCATGAAGGAAATGAAACATATGCCTACGACGACTATGCTTTTAATATGATGAATTACTACGAGTTCGTTAGCGATCGATATATCAGCGTACTGGCAGAACACCATTTCGATGGCTTTTTCCTCAACAGGATACCCCTTTTCCGAAAACTCAAATGGCGGGAAGTTATTGCAGCAAAAGCACTAATTGGCCGTGTGAGTGAAAGAAACAGAGATGCAATGATTTTTCCCGATAATCTTCGTGGACTAAAAGAACCCTATATAGAAGCCAGCGCAGGAATAGAAAATATTCTAAAACTTTTCCGAATAGATGCCATGTGGCGATTAACCTATCTCGACAAACCAGATGATGTGGAGAACTTTACAAAAATCCCAAAATTCGGTATCAGAGCTCAGCTAAAAGTAGAATT is a window of Salinivirga cyanobacteriivorans DNA encoding:
- a CDS encoding DUF5686 and carboxypeptidase-like regulatory domain-containing protein, with amino-acid sequence MKDKFLIILFILVLLFFQNATGQTKVRGMVKDAETGEPLPFVNVSFKGTTVGVITDFNGKYFLETKKPVDSVVFSYVGYQRESFSIQSNTFQIINTSLQPSSVQLQEVVVVPGENPAHVLLRKIDKNRKRNNIERYDTYSYEVYNKMEIDISNVDENFRKNRLFKQFQFVFDYVDTSAVTGKSYLPVFITETLSDFYFQKSPKKEKEVIHGSNISGVKNEKISEFTGQMYLKVNIYENFMSIFGKGFVSPIASFGKLYYKYYLVDSSYIDNSWCYQVSFQPKRKQDPTFTGDFWVHDTTYAIKKVNIRIAEDANINFVNDLYAEMDYQKVQDSLWFLKREHYFIDFNIADKTSGIFGRKTTSYRDVKLNIDIPEGFFNPQVAQETITKDSVNEKTTDFWQGKRHEILTEKESNIYQMVDSIKQVPVFRTWVDVINTLITGHYVVGFWEIGPYYKLYSFNAIEGHRFRFGGRTSNDFSTKVMFTGHVAYGEKDDRFKGALGMIYMLNKNPRRSAGFNIKHDMEQLGISQNAFTQDNILASFLRRTYNKKLTMVNEAGVFYEHEWYQGFSNTLSINTRRIFGTEYVPFQTVNNADTATLSQVSSTEIKLNTRFAYNEKFLMGEFERVSLGTKYPILNLNFIIGLPNVLKSTHEYYKLHMSIDHKFNINPFGRFRYIVDAGYYFGTAPYPLLQIHEGNETYAYDDYAFNMMNYYEFVSDRYISVLAEHHFDGFFLNRIPLFRKLKWREVIAAKALIGRVSERNRDAMIFPDNLRGLKEPYIEASAGIENILKLFRIDAMWRLTYLDKPDDVENFTKIPKFGIRAQLKVEF